The DNA region ACGATAATACTATTTTTTAGTACTACCACTTTGTACCATATTgttttaaatcgaaaaaaattgtattaacgttatataaaattatttagtgtCATTCAACATCAACTACACAAATACCATTCATATTATCCTCCCTATTTATTTGGGCTTTACTTTTTACCCTTAAAGCAGGCAATTTTTTAGTCTCTATATCAAACCTCTCTCTTGATGTATGAGGGGCATAAAAATCACCACCTGGCCCCACAGAATTGCCACTTATGGTAAATATCCTTTCATTAGCAGTTTTGACATTTCTGGGCAATCTTAAGGGAGTTACTTCGATAACGTTATTCTCAATTGGAAGAAATTCTTTTGATGGAACTATCTTAGAAGGTCCAGTTTTATTCCTCCTCACTTTGGCGCTTTGGGAGCGTCTCATTTCCTTGTTCATTTGTAACTGGTGCTTTACAAACTGTACAGCACTTTTTGGCCTCTCTTTTTCCGTGGAATAATCTCGAACGTGGTAGATTTCTGGGAATGTTATTGAAGAATCTGAGGTACTATTATCAATCTGTTCACTCTCTTCTGGATTAGGGTAGAAATCTATCACATCTAAGTCTTTAATGGGTTTAATTATTTGGCTATTTTCAGCGCTCATTTGAGATTCGTACTCTGACATTGTCTGAATCGCGTCTGGGTCTTCAATGTTTTCTAAGGCGGCTCTTTCGGCCCTGATTCGTTGGATGCGTTCGATCAtctcttctttatttttgatttcctGTTCTAATATGTCCATTGTAACTCTTATGTTAAGTCTCTCATAATTGTTGTGTATATGGTTTATAATCCATTGATATCCTTCTTTTATTCCTTGGTcaggttttttatagtttatctCGTTTGCGCTAAAACGAACCACGTGTTAAAATTagattataacaaaaaatattttggtgaatagcaagaataaataaatacaaacccttttttatttaaacaattaaaaaaaaaacaggtaaaaagttacaataaaaattctataaagaacaatatttcaaaaaattgtaataaaagttttatctTATAACACTGAAAGACTttgggctctaaaaatgcaatatctctaatatgagagctacgaccttatGGATGGTCTTGTTGTTGAGTTTCGAAGGAGGATTtggacaaaactgttggaattttcctgatagtgCTTATaaaagctgagatatcgacttccaaagtttgggatttttcatttttagggtgtACCCCCcatatcaaattttttgatGGTATACTATCCAGACTAAATGTCACTAAATGATGcttttgttttaaggtttaaaatctcattaaaaatatcttcaaataaTTATGGTCATACAAGAAACATTGACAGTATCAGAAAGCCTAGAATAATAATTAAGGACATCATTATGCTCTTCCaattatttgactaaaaaaagaatGATTGATGGAAGAAAATTTGGCTTCAATGAAGAGTAATTGGCAAAGTTATATTTAAAAGGTTATAGGATTTAACATACAGATACATTTTAACAATCTAATAGAGATTGTGTTAGACTTTTAGATAGGGCCTTGCAGTTTTTGTGAACAAATTAAGCCTCTTTTAATATTGCTCTTGATGAATTCAAAATGATTATTTAAGTTCAGTTAGAACATATTTCAAATCCTAGGTATTTaatgaacaaaatataatgTTCAACCATTGAATTTTGTTCCCAGAAATTGACCAAAATAGAgcttttgaatataaaaaaaattaccacaactgccaatttctttttaaatagcaGGTGAGAATTTGATTACATAGTTTTTCACTTCAGACCTAACAATTTaaaccaaaatgtcaaaaattttcCTTTGATTTAAAGGATGTAGGCCACTTCCAACCATGTCTGTCACTTGAATTTATTGATTATGATAATGGAAGATCAAATTTGTTCCTAATCAAATAACTTAAGAATAATATAAGCAGAccaatgtatattaataaaataggttaTTGGAATTGAACTAATTATTTCCAAGCTTTTCCATAAatgtttttgccttttttagaattttttttacattctgtatatctagtaattaaaattattagaaatatatgATACATACCAACAACTTTGTACTAAAGTAGGACACTTGTACTTATTGACGAGTTTCTCAATTTTAAGGCACTCAATTATGTCAATTTCATCAAAGGCACTTTCTTGATCTTGCTTATTAGCCAGAATAAGTAGGGGTTTTCCAGTGATCTTGTCACTACTTAAGATTTCCTCTAAAACTGTTGTCACCTCTTGGAAGCGATCTGAATCGCATGAATCAACCACAAAAATTACTCCATGCacatcaacaaaatatttgtgCCATATTCCTCGAATGTTGCGACTCCCACCTAAATAAAagattctaaaaaatgtttaaagataTATGCTTAATATCATTTACCTAAATCAAAGATTTTAACGTTATAATGCAGATATTTTAGCTCTATAGCGGAAAAGCCAATGGTTGGAATGGGATAGTCTATAGGTTGTCCTGCTAGGCCTTTGGCAGCAACAGTTTTACCAGCATTATCTAAACCTACTAGGAGTAGTGATATGGTTTGTCTGAAAGGGTGAAAAAGCAACAATAAATTACTGATattatctatttattaaatatgatgaTTATTAGCATAAGGGTTGTGGTGTTTAATACCTTTTTACTCTTCTGGTCTCTTGGCAGCAACTATTTCCCATGTTAGACCAACTACCTGCATTTCTATTTGaattgtttgtttgttgtctggatgactttatttattacagaattttcaaaaatcaaaataaaacaaattattgacATTGACAAGAATGACAAGTGAATCTCGATGTCAAAAAAGAACTAATTCATAAAGGCTGTATCACACTGTCGATTGCGATTGTGTGCGCTTACAATTCAGAAAGTTCAGTTCCCGATTGTGTTGAATTATTGAAGAAAGTACAAGAATTATTAATGGATAATTCAAACTTGCCTGTAAAATTTGATCCAAATTATATGAAGTACTTCATCTAAAAAGATCAACGCATAGGAACACTAGGTATAGTAGTGCTTTGGCTTCCGCATATTACATGCCCATACAATTTGAAAGAAGAATATAGTTTAACATTATCTTAAGTATATAATATAGTTAtcttaaagtttgaaaaaatgtctttaaaaaactagaataaattatatttcgaCAGCTCGTCTAAAAAATCATTGTATAAGAACTATAGGTAAACCTATATTATAAGGATGTGCTTTTTTTAGATGCTTATAGCGAAATTATCTTGCAATATGACCAGGGATTATATAGATAATTTAT from Anthonomus grandis grandis chromosome 8, icAntGran1.3, whole genome shotgun sequence includes:
- the LOC126739722 gene encoding ADP-ribosylation factor-like protein 13B, which encodes MGNSCCQETRRVKRQTISLLLVGLDNAGKTVAAKGLAGQPIDYPIPTIGFSAIELKYLHYNVKIFDLGGSRNIRGIWHKYFVDVHGVIFVVDSCDSDRFQEVTTVLEEILSSDKITGKPLLILANKQDQESAFDEIDIIECLKIEKLVNKYKCPTLVQSCCANEINYKKPDQGIKEGYQWIINHIHNNYERLNIRVTMDILEQEIKNKEEMIERIQRIRAERAALENIEDPDAIQTMSEYESQMSAENSQIIKPIKDLDVIDFYPNPEESEQIDNSTSDSSITFPEIYHVRDYSTEKERPKSAVQFVKHQLQMNKEMRRSQSAKVRRNKTGPSKIVPSKEFLPIENNVIEVTPLRLPRNVKTANERIFTISGNSVGPGGDFYAPHTSRERFDIETKKLPALRVKSKAQINREDNMNGICVVDVE